In Gossypium hirsutum isolate 1008001.06 chromosome D06, Gossypium_hirsutum_v2.1, whole genome shotgun sequence, one genomic interval encodes:
- the LOC107901338 gene encoding pyrophosphate-energized vacuolar membrane proton pump, which yields MGSSILPDLGAEILIPVCAVIGIVFSLAQWLLVSKVKLSPGRDSGSPGNNGAGGKNGYSDYLIEEEEGLNDHNVVIKCAEIQTAISEGATSFLFTEYQYVGIFMVAFAILIFLFLGSVEGFSTKSQPCTYDKSKMCKPALATAIFSTVSFLLGAVTSVVSGFLGMKIATYANARTTLEARKGVGKAFITAFRSGAVMGFLLAANGLLVLYIAINLFKLYYGDDWGGLFEAITGYGLGGSSMALFGRVGGGIYTKAADVGADLVGKVERNIPEDDPRNPAVIADNVGDNVGDIAGMGSDLFGSYAESSCAALVVASISSFGINHELTPMLYPLIISSVGIIVCLITTLFATDFFEIKAVKEIEPSLKRQLIISTVLMTIGIGIVSWVALPSSFTIFNFGDQKAVKNWQLFLCVAVGLWAGLIIGFVTEYYTSNAYSPVQDVADSCRTGAATNVIFGLALGYKSCIIPIFAIAMSIFVSFSFAAMYGIAVAALGMLSTIATGLAIDAYGPISDNAGGIAEMAGMSHRIRERTDALDAAGNTTAAIGKGFAIGSAALVSLALFGAFVSRAAISTVDVLTPKVFIGLLVGAMLPYWFSAMTMKSVGSAALKMVEEVRRQFNTIPGLMEGTAKPDYATCVKISTDASIKEMIPPGALVMLTPLIVGIFFGVETLSGVLAGSLVSGVQIAISASNTGGAWDNAKKYIEAGASEHARTLGPKGSEPHKAAVIGDTIGDPLKDTSGPSLNILIKLMAVESLVFAPFFATHGGLLFKIF from the exons ATGGGGTCTTCGATTTTGCCAGATCTCGGAGCTGAGATCTTGATCCCCGTTTGCGCCGTTATTGGAATTGTCTTTTCTCTTGCACAATGGCTTCTTGTTTCCAAGGTGAAGCTCTCCCCGGGTCGAGACTCGGGTTCCCCCGGTAACAACGGTGCGGGTGGGAAAAACGGCTATTCCGATTACctcattgaagaagaagaaggtcTTAATGACCATAATGTTGTTATTAAGTGTGCTGAAATTCAGACCGCCATATCTGAAG GAGCAACCTCATTTCTTTTCACTGAGTACCAGTATGTTGGCATTTTCATGGTTGCTTTTGCAATCTTGATTTTCCTTTTCCTTGGCTCGGTAGAGGGTTTCAGCACCAAGAGCCAGCCTTGCACTTATGACAAATCTAAGATGTGCAAACCTGCTCTTGCCACTGCTATATTCAGCACagtatctttcttgctcggtgctGTCACTTCAGTAGTTTCTGGCTTTCTTGGGATGAAAATTGCTACCTATGCTAATGCTCGAACCACCCTGGAGGCAAGAAAGGGAGTTGGGAAGGCATTTATTACTGCATTCAGATCTGGTGCTGTCATGGGCTTTCTTCTTGCTGCAAATGGTCTTTTGGTGCTTTACATTGCCATCAACTTATTCAAGCTCTACTACGGTGATGACTGGGGTGGTCTTTTTGAGGCAATCACTGGTTATGGGCTTGGAGGTTCGTCCATGGCGCTTTTTGGAAGAGTTGGTGGAGGCATCTATACGAAGGCTGCTGATGTGGGTGCTGATCTTGTAGGCAAGGTGGAAAGGAACATTCCTGAGGATGACCCTAGAAACCCAGCT GTGATTGCTGACAATGTTGGGGATAATGTTGGTGATATCGCTGGGATGGGATCTGATCTTTTTGGGTCCTATGCTGAATCATCTTGTGCTGCACTTGTTGTCGCTTCCATCTCTTCTTTTGGCATCAATCATGAATTGACTCCGATGTTATATCCTCTCATTATAAGTTCCGTTGGTATCATTGTTTGTTTAATCACCACCTTATTTGCTACTGATTTCTTTGAGATCAAGGCTGTTAAGGAAATTGAGCCATCATTGAAGAGGCAACTTATCATCTCCACTGTTCTCATGACTATCGGAATTGGGATTGTTAGTTGGGTAGCTCTTCCATCTTCCTTTACCATTTTCAATTTTGGAGATCAGAAAGCTGTGAAGAATTG GCAGCTATTCTTATGTGTTGCTGTTGGTCTTTGGGCTGGCCTAATTATCGGTTTTGTAACCGAGTACTACACTAGCAATGCATACAG CCCTGTACAAGACGTTGCTGATTCCTGCAGGACTGGAGCAGCGACTAATGTTATTTTCGGCCTTGCTTTGGGTTATAAGTCTTGCATTATTCCTATTTTTGCCATCGCAATGAGTATTTTTGTTAGTTTCAGCTTTGCTGCTATGTACGGCATTGCTGTTGCTGCCCTTGGAATGCTGAGCACCATAGCTACTGGATTGGCTATTGATGCTTATGGTCCCATCAGTGATAATGCTGGAGGCATTGCTGAGATGGCTGGCATGAGCCACAGAATTCGAGAGAGAACTGATGCTCTTGATGCTGCAGGAAACACCACTGCTGCTATTGGAAAG GGTTTCGCCATTGGTTCAGCAGCCCTTGTGTCCCTTGCCCTCTTTGGTGCCTTTGTGAGCCGTGCTGCTATTTCAACAGTTGATGTATTGACCCCTAAAGTTTTTATTGGGTTGCTTGTCGGGGCAATGCTTCCTTACTGGTTCTCTGCTATGACCATGAAGAGTGTGGGAAGTGCTGCTTTGAAGATGGTTGAGGAAGTGCGTCGGCAATTTAACACGATCCCAGGTCTCATGGAGGGCACTGCTAAGCCAGACTATGCTACCTGTGTTAAAATCTCTACTGATGCTTCCATCAAAGAAATGATCCCACCTGGTGCGCTAGTTATGCTCACACCCCTTATTGTTGGGATCTTTTTTGGTGTGGAAACTCTCTCCGGTGTCCTTGCTGGATCCCTCGTCTCTGGCGTCCAG ATTGCTATCTCCGCATCGAACACAGGGGGTGCTTGGGATAATGCTAAGAAGTATATCGAG GCCGGTGCTTCAGAACATGCAAGAACTCTTGGTCCCAAAGGATCAGAACCACATAAGGCAGCTGTTATCGGTGACACCATTGGGGACCCTCTAAAGGATACATCCGGACCATCACTGAACATCCTCATCAAGCTAATGGCTGTTGAATCACTTGTCTTTGCACCCTTCTTCGCTACACACGGTGGACTGCTTTTCAagatattttaa
- the LOC107901339 gene encoding arogenate dehydrogenase 1, chloroplastic — MITHPCFHPSLSKPSLSFLSSSSPPFLQHLSFLPTSPSITKPVFVHSVKPLHVKCSSTNPTSQSHPDHAPPISTLKIAIIGFGNYGQFLAKTLVSQGHIVLSHSRSDYSHVAKKLGVSFFLNPHDLCEQHPEVILLCTSIISTEQVLKTLPLQRLKRSTLFVDVLSVKEFARNLLLDALPLDFDIICSHPMFGPQSAKQSWKDLFFVYEKVRIGNESSRVQRCEQFLGIFQSEGCKMVEMSCQEHDKLAAGSQFMTHTVGRVLDMLGLESTPINTKGYETLLDLVENTCRDSFDLYYGLFLYNKSALEMVERLDLAFDALRNELFGRLHHVVRKQFFENGEKVKSVHDSSYQNGAASAFSSNALRSQDVTIPYEFKGKILESVDDSSKLKVAIVGFGNFGQFLAKTLARQGHSVLAYSRTDYRDAAQKLGVSFFSDANDLCEEHPEVILLCTSILSTEKVLKSLPFQRLKRSTLFVDVLSVKEFPRNLFLQHLPPEFDILCTHPMFGPESGKNGWNELPFVFDKVRVGNDERRVARCNSFLDIFAREGCRMVEMTCAEHDWHAAGSQFITHTMGRVLEKLQLESTPINTKGYETLLKLVENTAGDSFELYYGLFMYNVNAMEQLERMDFAFESLKKQLFGRLHGVLRKELFGDSEKLEVLQEKSVGKNGAALSSSPESVKIS, encoded by the exons ATGATTACTCATCCTTGTTTCCATCCGTCCCTTTCCAAGccctctctttcttttctttcctcttccTCTCCACCTTTCCTCCAACACCTCTCTTTCCTTCCAACATCACCTTCAATAACAAAACCCGTATTTGTCCATTCCGTTAAACCACTCCATGTCAAATGCTCCTCCACCAATCCCACATCCCAATCCCACCCAGACCATGCACCACCCATTTCCACCCTCAAGATTGCCATCATTGGCTTCGGTAACTACGGCCAGTTTCTTGCTAAAACTCTTGTTTCTCAAGGCCACATAGTTTTATCCCACTCGAGATCCGATTATTCCCACGTAGCCAAAAAACTGGGAGTTTCCTTCTTCTTAAACCCCCACGACTTATGTGAGCAACACCCAGAAGTTATACTCCTTTGTACTTCAATTATCTCAACCGAACAAGTTTTGAAAACTCTTCCTTTACAAAGACTTAAACGCTCCACGTTGTTTGTCGATGTTTTATCCGTCAAAGAGTTCGCCAGGAATCTACTCCTCGATGCCTTGCCCCTTGATTTCGACATCATTTGTTCGCATCCCATGTTCGGACCACAAAGCGCCAAGCAAAGCTGGAAAGACCTCTTCTTTGTTTACGAAAAGGTTAGAATCGGAAATGAATCCTCCAGGGTTCAAAGATGTGAACAATTCCTTGGAATTTTTCAAAGTGAAGGGTGTAAAATGGTGGAAATGAGCTGCCAGGAGCACGACAAGCTTGCGGCGGGGTCACAGTTTATGACACACACGGTTGGAAGAGTGTTGGACATGTTGGGGTTGGAGTCAACGCCGATTAATACAAAGGGTTATGAGACTTTGTTGGATTTGGTTGAGAATACTTGTAGGGATAGCTTTGATTTGTATTACGGGTTGTTTCTGTATAATAAGAGTGCTTTGGAGATGGTGGAGAGGTTAGATTTGGCCTTTGATGCTTTAAGGAATGAGCTTTTTGGTAGGCTGCATCATGTTGTGAGGAAACAGTTTTTTGAGAATGGAGAGAAGGTAAAGAGTGTGCATGATAGTAGTTACCAAAATGGTGCTGCATCGGCTTTCAGCTCAAATGCTTTGAG ATCTCAAGATGTTACTATACCTTATGAATTCAAAGGAAAGATATTGGAAAGTGTTGATGACAGTTCAAAGCTCAAGGTTGCGATTGTTGGATTTGGAAACTTTGGCCAGTTCCTTGCAAAGACTCTGGCTCGTCAGGGCCACTCTGTTTTAGCCTATTCTCGAACTGATTATCGAGATGCAGCTCAGAAATTGGGGGTTTCTTTCTTCTCTGATGCTAATGACCTCTGTGAAGAGCATCCTGAAGTTATTCTCTTGTGCACCTCGATTCTTTCGACTGAAAAAGTTCTCAAGTCATTGCCTTTTCAGAGATTGAAGAGAAGTACTCTGTTTGTTGATGTACTATCAGTGAAGGAGTTTCCAAGGAATTTGTTTCTTCAACATTTACCGCCAGAGTTTGATATTCTATGCACACATCCCATGTTTGGACCTGAAAGTGGTAAAAATGGATGGAACGAGCTTCCTTTTGTTTTTGATAAGGTGAGGGTTGGAAATGATGAAAGACGGGTAGCTCGATGTAATAGTTTCCTTGATATTTTTGCAAGAGAAGGATGCCGAATGGTGGAGATGACATGTGCAGAACATGATTGGCATGCGGCAGGTTCGCAGTTTATTACCCATACGATGGGCAGGGTTTTGGAGAAGCTGCAGTTGGAGTCTACACCAATTAACACAAAAGGTTATGAGACTCTGTTGAAGTTGGTGGAGAATACAGCAGGAGACAGCTTTGAGCTTTATTATGGGCTTTTCATGTACAATGTAAATGCTATGGAACAGCTTGAGAGAATGGATTTTGCGTTTGAGTCATTGAAGAAGCAGCTCTTTGGTAGATTGCATGGTGTTCTTCGGAAGGAACTGTTTGGAGATTCAGAGAAGCTTGAGGTATTGCAGGAGAAATCAGTTGGGAAAAATGGTGCAGCACTTTCATCTTCTCCGGAGAGTGTTAAAATCAGCTAG
- the LOC107901337 gene encoding mRNA-capping enzyme, producing MDSNPSSDQESRKRLKIQDLEDHELLLLHVDRFHQSESYPRIHDKNEIPPGWLDCPSLGQQILGCILPSKVPLDESFQTNIPPGKTYSFKQVIQRVENSDGKLSLVVDLTNTRRYYSVPDLKQKGIEYVKIRCKGRDAMPDNFSVNIFVYELSKFFSRQANESKNFVLVHCTHGHNRTGFMIVHYLMRFQPLMPVTRAMEIFALARPPGIYKPNYIDALYAFYNEGKPVMFAYPSPPQWKNTSNASLNENHKLDAGPTTQNDYILGDKIPFNQMKSLRESCYKMLNLNVERARRFPGSHPVSLNRDNLQLLRQHYYYATWKADGTRYMMLITVDGCYLIDRHFNFRRVQIRFPCSYRNSTHHYTLLDGEMVIGTLPCSQNKERRFLVFDIIACNGNNLMEKPFSERWNLVEKEVIEPRNRDQKNISQSKHSCYKYELESFRVGRKDFWSLSTVPKILKELIPKLCHEADGLIFQGRDDPYIPFTHEGLLKWKYAEMNSVDFLFQMGVNDDHKLFLHENGRKKVMEGHRVEFRDGSNPSSYSGMIIECSWDSKDAVWVYMRKRNDKRSPNDLNTYKKVMRSIRDNITADILLQEIDHIICLPIYKHPPSHRLSFKYLCMFMSILIVIFKCHMKNGSSG from the coding sequence ATGGACTCAAATCCTTCTAGTGATCAAGAAAGCCGAAAGAGATTGAAAATACAAGACTTAGAAGATCACGAGCTACTGCTTCTTCATGTTGATCGGTTTCATCAAAGTGAGAGTTACCCCAGAATTCATGATAAGAATGAGATCCCTCCTGGCTGGTTGGATTGCCCTTCACTTGGTCAACAAATCTTAGGCTGCATTCTTCCTTCCAAGGTCCCTCTTGATGAATCCTTCCAAACCAACATTCCTCCTGGAAAAACATACTCTTTCAAACAAGTGATTCAAAGGGTGGAAAATTCCGATGGGAAGCTGAGTTTAGTGGTTGATTTGACGAATACTCGTCGTTACTATTCAGTTCCAGACTTGAAGCAAAAAGGGATTGAGTATGTCAAGATTAGATGCAAGGGGCGTGATGCTATGCCCGATAACTTCTCCGTGAATATTTTTGTGTATGAGTTGTCGAAATTCTTTTCACGTCAGGCGAATGAGTCGAAGAATTTCGTGCTTGTTCATTGTACACACGGGCATAATCGGACCGGGTTTATGATTGTTCATTATCTGATGCGTTTTCAGCCATTGATGCCTGTCACTCGAGCAATGGAAATATTTGCTCTTGCTCGTCCTCCTGGGATCTACAAGCCAAACTATATTGATGCTCTGTATGCATTTTATAACGAAGGAAAGCCTGTAATGTTTGCCTATCCGTCACCTCCTCAGTGGAAGAATACCTCGAATGCATCGTTGAATGAGAATCATAAATTGGATGCAGGTCCAACaacacaaaatgattatatctTGGGAGATAAAATACCATTCAATCAAATGAAATCACTTAGGGAATCATGCTACAAGATGTTGAACCTAAATGTTGAAAGAGCTAGAAGGTTTCCAGGGTCTCACCCTGTTTCACTCAACAGGGATAATTTGCAACTTTTGAGGCAACATTACTATTATGCTACATGGAAAGCTGATGGGACTCGGTACATGATGCTAATAACTGTCGATGGATGTTATTTGATCGATAGACATTTTAATTTCCGAAGAGTTCAGATAAGGTTCCCATGCAGTTACAGAAATAGTACTCACCATTATACCTTGCTTGATGGAGAGATGGTGATTGGTACTTTGCCATGTTCTCAAAACAAGGAAAGAAGATTCTTGGTTTTCGATATCATTGCTTGTAATGGAAATAATCTGATGGAGAAACCATTCTCTGAAAGATGGAATTTGGTGGAGAAAGAAGTGATCGAGCCTCGAAATCGAGATCAGAAAAACATTAGCCAAAGCAAGCATTCGTGTTACAAATATGAATTGGAATCTTTCAGGGTTGGGAGAAAAGATTTTTGGTCACTTTCAACTGTGCCAAAGATATTAAAGGAGTTAATCCCCAAACTTTGTCATGAAGCAGATGGTCTTATTTTTCAAGGTCGAGATGATCCTTACATACCTTTCACTCATGAAGGCCTtctcaaatggaaatatgctgAAATGAACTCAGTTGATTTCCTGTTCCAGATGGGTGTTAACGATGATCATAAACTTTTCCTTCACGAAAATGGGAGAAAGAAGGTGATGGAAGGGCACAGAGTTGAATTCAGAGATGGCTCAAATCCTAGCTCATATTCTGGGATGATCATTGAATGTTCTTGGGACAGCAAGGACGCGGTGTGGGTTTATATGAGGAAGAGAAATGATAAAAGAAGCCCTAATGATTTGAATACCTACAAGAAGGTGATGAGAAGCATAAGGGATAACATTACAGCAGACATTTTATTACAGGAGATTGATCACATTATTTGCTTGCCTATTTATAAACATCCTCCTTCTCATCGGTTGAGTTTTAAATACTTATGTATGTTTATGAGTATACTTATTGTAATATTTAAATGTCATATGAAAAATGGTTCTTCTGGTTGA